The Clostridioides sp. ES-S-0010-02 genome window below encodes:
- a CDS encoding response regulator, with the protein MRRALIIDDEEAVLKIITHFIEMKDMPIEIVGRATSGDEAVEKIISLEPDIVFIDIQMPIYNGLEVIERTSHISKKIKFVVITAFDYFEYAQKALRLNVKDILLKPLDLKEFTRSVEKIIGYQYTSNDLLNEILEYINLNYSEDLKLNDCAKLFLTNPSNISRIFKSNLNTTFISYLNHIRIEKSIELLENTKKSINEIAEIVGYNSLNNFYKNFKIEKGMTPKVYKLNIKN; encoded by the coding sequence ATGAGAAGAGCACTAATAATAGATGATGAAGAAGCTGTTTTAAAAATAATAACACATTTTATAGAGATGAAAGATATGCCAATAGAAATTGTTGGGAGAGCAACTTCTGGTGACGAAGCAGTAGAAAAGATAATTAGTTTAGAGCCAGATATAGTATTTATAGACATTCAGATGCCGATATATAATGGGTTGGAAGTAATAGAAAGAACATCTCACATATCTAAAAAAATAAAATTTGTAGTAATAACTGCCTTTGATTATTTTGAATATGCCCAAAAAGCTTTAAGATTAAATGTAAAAGATATACTTCTTAAACCACTAGACTTGAAGGAGTTTACTAGGTCTGTAGAAAAGATTATTGGTTATCAGTATACTAGCAATGATTTGTTAAATGAAATACTAGAGTATATAAATTTAAATTATAGTGAGGATTTAAAATTAAATGATTGTGCTAAATTATTTTTAACTAATCCATCCAATATATCTAGGATTTTTAAAAGTAATTTGAATACTACCTTTATATCATATTTAAATCATATACGAATAGAAAAATCTATAGAATTGCTTGAAAATACAAAAAAAAGTATAAATGAGATTGCGGAAATAGTTGGATATAACAGTCTAAATAACTTTTATAAGAATTTTAAGATAGAAAAAGGGATGACACCCAAAGTTTATAAATTGAATATTAAAAATTGA
- a CDS encoding amidohydrolase family protein has protein sequence MKEKIYYNGNILTMEDSICGDAILIKDKIIKKIGTKEEILALKNNETEVIDLQGKTLMPSFIDSHSHLTAFATTLRLVPLEDATSFKDIVKKIQDFKDSNDIKKGEWIIGFSYDNNFLEENIHPDKDLLDSASLENPILISHASGHMGVANTLGLKKLGVTHETQDPEGGHIGRVKGSKEPNGYLEENAFFKVSSKIKQPSLDEVCNLIEKVQDIYLSYGITTAQEGLMADNQFNLLKLMSNQNRLKIDIVGYVDLKNSKSVKDDNKNFVKKYVNRFKIGGYKIFLDGSPQGKTAWLTKPYENSEDGYRGYSIYKDEEVEKFINISVEEKMQLLTHCNGDAAADQLINLFEKVITGKNIKDNMRPVMIHAQTVREDQIDEMEKINMIPSYFVAHTYYWGDIHIKNLGEDRAFKISPIKTTIEKGLIYTLHQDTPVIAPNMLETIWCAVNRITKKGVLIGENEKISPLEALKGVTINAAYQYFEEDKKGSIKEGKLANLIVLDENPLTVDSLKIKDIKVLQTIVEGEVLYSLK, from the coding sequence ATGAAAGAAAAAATTTATTATAATGGAAATATCCTTACAATGGAAGATTCAATATGTGGAGATGCTATTCTTATAAAAGATAAAATAATAAAAAAAATAGGAACTAAAGAAGAAATTCTAGCTTTAAAAAATAATGAAACAGAAGTCATAGATTTGCAGGGTAAAACATTGATGCCTTCCTTTATAGATTCACACAGTCATTTGACAGCTTTTGCTACTACTCTAAGATTAGTTCCTTTAGAAGATGCAACTAGCTTTAAAGATATAGTAAAGAAAATACAAGATTTTAAAGATTCAAATGATATAAAAAAGGGTGAATGGATAATTGGTTTTTCGTATGATAACAATTTTTTAGAAGAAAATATTCATCCAGATAAAGATTTATTAGATAGTGCATCTTTAGAAAATCCAATACTAATTTCACATGCTTCTGGTCACATGGGAGTTGCAAATACTTTAGGATTAAAAAAATTAGGTGTTACTCATGAAACACAAGACCCAGAAGGAGGGCATATAGGCAGAGTCAAAGGGAGTAAAGAGCCAAATGGATACTTGGAGGAAAATGCCTTTTTTAAAGTATCATCTAAAATAAAACAACCATCATTAGATGAAGTTTGTAATCTAATTGAAAAAGTACAAGATATTTATTTAAGTTATGGTATTACAACAGCACAAGAGGGATTAATGGCAGATAATCAATTTAATCTCTTAAAACTAATGTCAAATCAAAATAGACTAAAAATAGATATTGTAGGATATGTAGATTTAAAAAATAGTAAATCTGTAAAAGATGATAATAAAAATTTTGTAAAGAAATATGTAAATAGATTTAAAATAGGAGGATATAAGATATTTTTAGATGGTTCTCCTCAAGGAAAGACAGCATGGTTAACGAAACCATATGAAAATTCAGAAGATGGTTATCGTGGGTATTCTATATATAAAGATGAGGAAGTAGAGAAATTTATAAACATTTCAGTAGAAGAAAAAATGCAACTTTTAACTCATTGTAATGGGGATGCAGCGGCAGACCAGTTGATAAACTTATTTGAAAAAGTTATAACAGGAAAAAATATTAAAGATAATATGAGACCTGTGATGATACATGCTCAAACTGTAAGAGAAGACCAAATTGATGAAATGGAAAAAATAAACATGATACCCTCATACTTTGTAGCTCACACATACTATTGGGGAGATATTCATATTAAAAACCTTGGGGAAGATAGAGCATTTAAGATTAGTCCAATTAAAACAACTATAGAAAAAGGTTTAATTTATACTTTACATCAAGATACACCTGTAATAGCACCTAATATGCTTGAAACAATATGGTGTGCGGTTAATAGAATTACAAAAAAAGGAGTATTGATAGGTGAAAATGAAAAAATAAGCCCATTAGAAGCTTTAAAAGGTGTTACTATAAATGCAGCATATCAATATTTTGAAGAAGATAAAAAGGGTTCAATCAAAGAAGGCAAGCTAGCTAATTTAATAGTACTAGATGAAAATCCACTTACTGTTGACTCTCTTAAAATAAAAGATATTAAAGTTTTACAAACAATAGTAGAAGGGGAAGTATTATATTCATTAAAATAG
- a CDS encoding GGDEF domain-containing protein, which yields MISEQLNYFYGQALAHVYLAQYFQMKWDVDAYNFHSEKAREIAENKNYFDVLIEYFKIEGLRNVTICDEIAALTIYLEGIQIAYKIKDKKSCAIFYNNIADIFYTSGVYKIAEQFYTKALDVIKDIPIKSVLFYYKSILVNLLHLSCVQGELDKALKYHEKCLRVKCEVGILPLLFMEGEIRLLLLENKETEALHKIDSLINKLIKNKEEAFLLKSIYLYLMEFLLLLKREEDAAWCLNQLDTLYKNTNQNIMIQIQKLHVQYSILFGHETDELYETFYETILKGEMDSKISMGESFKSLISLYEREKEQNLMLEKQVSLQTVADIDELTKIYNRRYCSKLISKLIQDDEVLSIGYVMVDIDFFKEYNDYYGHLKGDEAIKEVTTLLKKNLPNNAFAARYGGDEFTCIFVDRSDDEIITFVESVQKELRDKNIVHLKSKNSKQLTLSFGIYNEIHMHGCDELTLIKNADLALYQSKNKGRNVYTIYKQRSQS from the coding sequence ATGATATCAGAACAGTTAAACTACTTCTATGGACAAGCATTGGCTCATGTGTATTTGGCACAATATTTTCAAATGAAATGGGATGTAGATGCTTATAATTTTCATTCAGAGAAGGCAAGAGAAATTGCTGAGAATAAAAATTATTTTGATGTTTTAATTGAATATTTTAAAATAGAGGGCTTGCGAAATGTTACTATTTGTGACGAAATAGCAGCTCTTACTATATATTTAGAAGGAATCCAAATTGCTTATAAAATTAAAGATAAAAAATCATGTGCTATTTTCTATAACAATATTGCTGATATATTTTACACAAGTGGTGTATATAAAATTGCAGAGCAATTCTATACAAAAGCATTAGATGTTATAAAAGATATTCCTATAAAAAGTGTGCTTTTTTATTACAAGTCTATACTTGTGAATCTATTACACCTTTCTTGTGTTCAAGGAGAATTAGATAAAGCCCTGAAGTATCATGAAAAATGTTTAAGAGTAAAATGTGAAGTTGGCATTTTACCTTTATTATTTATGGAAGGAGAAATACGTCTTTTATTATTAGAAAATAAGGAAACAGAAGCGTTACATAAAATAGATAGTTTGATAAATAAGTTGATTAAAAATAAGGAAGAAGCGTTTTTACTGAAATCCATTTATTTATATTTAATGGAATTTTTGCTTTTGTTGAAAAGAGAAGAAGATGCAGCATGGTGCTTAAACCAATTAGACACATTGTATAAAAATACGAATCAAAATATAATGATACAAATTCAAAAATTACATGTTCAATATTCAATTCTATTTGGGCATGAAACTGATGAACTTTATGAAACTTTTTATGAAACCATATTAAAAGGAGAAATGGACAGTAAGATATCAATGGGCGAAAGCTTCAAAAGTCTTATTTCTCTCTATGAAAGAGAAAAAGAACAGAATCTTATGTTGGAAAAGCAAGTTAGTCTACAAACAGTAGCAGATATAGATGAACTTACAAAAATTTATAATCGAAGATACTGTAGTAAACTTATAAGTAAATTAATCCAAGATGATGAGGTTTTATCCATTGGATATGTTATGGTTGATATCGATTTTTTCAAAGAATATAATGATTACTATGGTCATTTAAAAGGTGATGAGGCAATAAAAGAAGTTACTACTTTATTAAAGAAGAACTTACCAAACAATGCTTTTGCTGCACGATATGGAGGAGATGAATTCACCTGTATATTTGTTGATAGAAGTGATGATGAAATTATTACATTTGTTGAATCAGTTCAAAAAGAGCTGAGAGACAAAAATATTGTACATTTAAAAAGTAAAAATTCCAAACAGCTCACTTTATCTTTTGGGATATATAATGAGATACATATGCATGGTTGTGATGAATTAACTCTTATTAAAAATGCTGATTTAGCCTTATACCAATCCAAAAATAAGGGAAGAAATGTATATACAATTTATAAACAAAGGAGCCAATCGTAA
- the serS gene encoding serine--tRNA ligase encodes MLDIKRIRENLDCIKKAMERRGEKAFNLDEVVKLDDERRKILQEVEVMKNELNTASKNIPNLIKEGKDVENEKIKLKELSDKIKVIDQNLKDVEEKMEYLLMRIPNVPHSEVPQGETDEDNVEVRTWGKTSNFDFESKAHWEIGTELGILDFETAGKITGSRFTLYKGLGARLERALLNFYLDTNTTVNGYTEIIPPFMANRNSFLGTGQLPKFEEDMFKIEGLDYFLIPTSEVPLTNIHANEILKFEQLPINYTAYTPCFRSEAGSAGRDTRGLVRQHQFNKVEMVKIVAPEESYNELEKLTNNAETMLQLLNLPYRVVKICTGDLGFTASFKYDVEVWMPSYNRYVEISSCSNCEDFQARRAGIRFKRDKNSKAEYAHTLNGSGLAIGRSVAAILENYQQADGSVIVPEALRPYMGVSVIK; translated from the coding sequence ATGCTTGATATAAAAAGAATAAGAGAAAACTTAGATTGTATAAAAAAAGCAATGGAAAGAAGAGGTGAAAAAGCCTTTAATCTTGATGAAGTAGTTAAGTTAGATGATGAAAGAAGAAAAATTCTTCAAGAAGTTGAGGTTATGAAAAACGAATTAAATACTGCATCTAAAAATATACCAAATCTTATAAAAGAAGGTAAAGATGTAGAAAATGAAAAAATTAAGCTAAAAGAGTTATCTGACAAGATTAAAGTTATAGACCAAAACCTTAAAGATGTAGAGGAAAAAATGGAATACTTGTTAATGAGAATTCCAAATGTACCACATTCAGAAGTACCACAAGGGGAAACCGATGAAGATAATGTTGAGGTGAGAACTTGGGGTAAGACGTCTAATTTTGATTTTGAATCTAAAGCTCATTGGGAAATAGGGACTGAGTTAGGTATACTTGATTTTGAAACAGCTGGTAAAATAACTGGTTCAAGATTCACTCTTTATAAGGGATTAGGAGCTAGATTAGAAAGGGCATTATTAAATTTTTATCTAGATACAAATACAACAGTAAATGGATACACAGAAATTATTCCACCATTTATGGCAAATAGAAATAGTTTTTTGGGTACAGGACAACTACCTAAGTTTGAAGAGGATATGTTCAAAATAGAAGGATTAGATTACTTTTTAATTCCAACATCAGAAGTTCCTTTAACTAATATACATGCTAATGAAATACTTAAATTTGAGCAACTACCAATAAATTATACAGCATATACTCCTTGTTTTAGGTCAGAAGCTGGTTCTGCTGGAAGGGATACAAGAGGTTTGGTAAGACAACATCAATTTAATAAAGTAGAAATGGTAAAAATAGTAGCTCCAGAAGAATCTTACAATGAATTAGAAAAATTAACTAATAATGCTGAGACTATGCTACAATTATTAAATTTACCATATAGAGTAGTAAAAATATGTACAGGTGACTTAGGATTTACAGCTTCTTTTAAATATGATGTAGAAGTTTGGATGCCAAGTTATAACAGATATGTTGAAATTTCATCTTGTTCAAACTGTGAAGATTTTCAAGCTAGAAGAGCTGGAATAAGATTTAAAAGAGACAAAAATTCTAAAGCTGAATATGCACATACATTAAATGGTTCTGGACTGGCTATTGGAAGAAGTGTAGCAGCTATATTGGAAAATTACCAACAAGCAGATGGCTCTGTAATAGTTCCAGAAGCTTTAAGACCATATATGGGTGTTTCTGTTATTAAATAA
- a CDS encoding helix-turn-helix domain-containing protein, whose translation MSNSSIGKKLTLCRKKQNISIKDLSKLIKVTPSLISQIEKGSVNPSINFLKSISNALNVPLITFFVPSIDDSELIVRNNLRKIVIFPESENILYEMLSNNPFNKFEFAIMNLSPKSYCKEKNGHAGDEVAYILKGSVELSLEDDIFELNEGDSVKIPFGMRHKWGNPSEVESKVIYIVVS comes from the coding sequence ATGAGTAATTCAAGTATAGGTAAAAAATTGACTTTATGTAGAAAAAAACAGAACATTAGTATAAAAGATTTATCTAAATTAATTAAAGTTACACCTTCTTTAATTAGTCAAATAGAAAAAGGAAGCGTAAATCCATCCATAAATTTTTTAAAATCAATTTCAAATGCTTTAAATGTACCATTAATTACTTTTTTCGTTCCTTCTATTGATGATTCAGAATTAATTGTAAGAAACAATCTTAGAAAAATAGTAATTTTTCCAGAATCAGAAAATATTTTATATGAAATGTTATCCAATAATCCATTTAATAAATTCGAATTTGCCATTATGAATTTGTCTCCTAAGTCTTACTGTAAAGAAAAAAATGGGCATGCTGGAGACGAAGTTGCTTATATACTTAAAGGAAGTGTTGAACTTAGTTTGGAAGATGATATATTTGAATTAAATGAAGGTGATAGTGTAAAAATACCTTTTGGTATGAGACATAAATGGGGAAATCCAAGTGAAGTTGAAAGTAAGGTAATCTACATAGTTGTGTCCTAA
- a CDS encoding GGDEF domain-containing protein, giving the protein MIENYVLCEIEELKRKIHENINVNDDVICGICDKLISISKESKDWQSVAFGHVWRADYYFYVESNMKCVSKELEYAQEYINEKNPSELLEKFYALCSLLSLNSYDKQSAFRYTLKALDVSERLDIRHRIGINYGNISAYYLDYELYDEALFYLDKSMEVLRSLPDTKPRFLRMLLINFINIYLKLGKLELMKSTIEELSLLPFEEKDLKIYVDYAYLLYYAEIQNQEKSLYYLQEMQNDGLMTFPNRVYLIEFLMNALEAMISIKNKVKSSELLQSLQELIKEDEPEPLLKLCKLNIKYSQKFETKKELYYHYHEYYDLYLKAQNQVNLLKVEGLRAKIELNDTYTKYTQSKKVLEELYDLVNYDELTNVYNRYYFNIKQDEILNSNRYTNIGLAIFDIDYFKEYNDYYGHLEGDEILKQVASGLKEKANEQMAVFRYGGDEFVCLSWDLNFEQMAEYVNQVKEAIKEKSLEHIHSRCEKIITLSIGYGNKTVSTKVDVLNLFDEVDKALYDVKNNGRNNAKSIIAMEEVHNE; this is encoded by the coding sequence ATGATTGAAAACTACGTTTTGTGTGAAATTGAGGAATTAAAGAGAAAAATACATGAAAACATTAATGTGAACGATGATGTTATTTGTGGGATTTGTGATAAACTGATTTCGATTTCAAAAGAAAGTAAAGATTGGCAAAGTGTGGCTTTTGGACATGTATGGCGTGCCGATTATTATTTCTATGTGGAATCAAATATGAAATGCGTATCAAAAGAGTTGGAGTATGCACAAGAGTATATTAATGAAAAGAATCCAAGTGAATTATTAGAAAAATTTTATGCACTGTGTAGTTTACTTTCTTTAAATTCATATGATAAACAGTCTGCATTTAGATACACTTTAAAAGCATTGGATGTTTCTGAAAGATTAGACATCAGACATCGCATTGGTATAAATTATGGGAATATTAGTGCTTATTATTTGGACTATGAATTATATGATGAAGCACTGTTCTATTTAGATAAATCAATGGAAGTATTGCGTTCTTTGCCAGATACGAAGCCACGTTTTCTGCGAATGCTGTTAATTAATTTCATTAATATATATTTAAAATTAGGTAAGCTTGAATTGATGAAATCAACTATTGAAGAATTGAGTTTACTTCCCTTCGAAGAGAAAGATTTAAAAATATATGTTGATTATGCATATTTGCTTTATTATGCAGAGATACAGAATCAAGAAAAAAGTTTATATTATCTACAGGAAATGCAGAATGATGGACTTATGACTTTTCCAAATCGTGTTTATCTCATAGAATTTTTGATGAATGCATTAGAAGCAATGATATCTATCAAAAACAAAGTAAAATCAAGTGAATTATTACAATCCTTACAAGAGCTAATAAAAGAAGATGAACCAGAGCCTTTATTGAAATTATGTAAATTGAATATTAAGTATTCACAGAAATTTGAGACAAAAAAAGAATTATATTACCATTACCACGAGTATTATGATTTATATTTAAAAGCACAGAATCAAGTAAATCTATTAAAAGTAGAAGGTTTACGTGCAAAAATTGAATTGAATGACACTTATACTAAGTATACTCAATCAAAAAAAGTATTAGAAGAATTATATGACCTTGTAAATTATGATGAATTGACTAATGTATACAATCGTTATTATTTTAATATTAAGCAAGATGAAATTCTCAATAGTAATAGATATACTAATATTGGTCTTGCAATATTTGATATTGATTACTTTAAAGAATACAATGATTATTATGGTCATTTGGAAGGTGATGAAATATTAAAACAAGTAGCAAGTGGCTTGAAAGAAAAGGCAAATGAACAAATGGCAGTCTTTCGCTATGGTGGTGATGAATTTGTTTGTCTTAGCTGGGATTTGAATTTTGAACAAATGGCTGAATATGTTAATCAAGTAAAAGAAGCAATAAAAGAAAAAAGTCTTGAACATATACATTCACGATGTGAAAAAATAATAACATTGTCAATTGGATATGGTAATAAGACAGTTTCAACTAAAGTTGATGTACTTAATTTATTTGATGAAGTAGATAAAGCACTATATGATGTAAAGAATAATGGTAGAAATAATGCTAAATCAATAATTGCTATGGAAGAGGTGCATAATGAATAA
- a CDS encoding histidine kinase, translating into MKIQNTEWGYIEWKHTYDENNPKQAMNIYIAVTMPGKKHFNHVHYGQEQMIYILEGEGLYIINGVWKPFSQGMIFYIESGSTHESINTGDGPIKELIVSNNVGNIGESEVIEINPNSDLKKTLINYSESTLNLYAAVESIRGQFIDPFKIPLIIYDDSWNIVLKNPYFPLFCFEKCNPMKFPKNCDCMNQKSSNQFICKYGITIYNIPILYKNNSIGVIRGGYVLLSDLNLDTTHSNLYDIPEGAARSIKRLLKQISKNIINFCSFNDIRKDLQEKEQTIARTYHYGEQLEMNLKVAQDTVTNLRINHHFLFNTLNSMASIALDDGCYDLYSAIIDLSKMFRYTMRSDLRFVELEAEILYIKNYLNLQKLRYGNALKVEYVIPKELYKISVPFNFIQPIVENAFTHGFRDIDKEKQIKIVASVDCQYAVIKICNNGTILDEGTIEKVKTGIHSNNGHGLSLIYTKFTSAYGSDFEMNIKSNSKEGTYITIKIPLENE; encoded by the coding sequence ATGAAGATTCAAAATACTGAGTGGGGATATATTGAATGGAAACATACTTATGATGAGAATAACCCAAAACAAGCTATGAATATATATATTGCAGTTACTATGCCAGGTAAAAAACATTTTAATCATGTTCATTATGGTCAAGAACAGATGATATATATTTTAGAAGGAGAAGGGTTATATATTATAAATGGAGTTTGGAAGCCATTTTCGCAAGGTATGATTTTTTACATAGAATCTGGTAGCACACATGAGTCTATAAATACAGGAGATGGACCAATAAAAGAACTTATTGTTTCAAATAATGTAGGAAATATAGGAGAAAGTGAAGTTATAGAAATCAATCCTAATAGTGATTTAAAAAAGACCTTAATAAATTATAGTGAAAGTACTTTAAATTTATATGCAGCAGTAGAATCAATTCGTGGTCAGTTTATTGATCCATTTAAAATTCCACTGATTATATATGATGATTCTTGGAACATAGTTTTAAAAAATCCATATTTTCCATTATTTTGTTTTGAAAAGTGTAACCCTATGAAGTTTCCTAAAAATTGCGATTGTATGAATCAAAAAAGTAGCAATCAATTCATATGTAAGTATGGGATAACTATATATAATATTCCAATATTATACAAGAACAATAGTATTGGAGTTATTCGAGGAGGATATGTATTGTTATCTGATTTAAATCTAGATACTACTCATAGTAATTTATATGATATTCCAGAAGGTGCTGCTAGGAGCATAAAAAGATTATTAAAGCAAATATCTAAAAACATAATAAATTTTTGTTCATTTAATGATATAAGAAAAGATTTACAAGAGAAAGAACAAACTATTGCAAGAACATATCACTATGGAGAACAACTTGAAATGAATCTAAAGGTAGCACAGGATACAGTTACTAATTTGAGAATAAATCATCATTTTTTATTTAATACTTTAAATTCAATGGCAAGTATAGCACTTGATGATGGTTGCTATGATTTATATAGTGCAATAATAGATTTGTCTAAAATGTTTAGATATACAATGAGGTCGGATTTAAGGTTTGTAGAATTAGAAGCTGAAATATTATATATTAAAAATTATTTAAATTTGCAAAAGTTACGTTATGGTAATGCATTAAAAGTTGAATATGTTATTCCAAAAGAGTTATATAAGATTTCTGTACCTTTCAATTTTATTCAACCTATTGTAGAGAATGCTTTTACACATGGTTTTAGAGATATTGATAAAGAAAAGCAAATTAAAATAGTTGCAAGTGTAGATTGTCAGTATGCTGTTATAAAAATCTGTAATAATGGAACTATTTTGGATGAAGGTACTATTGAAAAAGTGAAAACAGGTATTCATAGTAATAATGGTCATGGTCTATCTTTAATATATACAAAGTTCACATCTGCTTATGGAAGTGATTTTGAGATGAATATTAAATCAAATAGTAAAGAAGGTACTTATATAACTATTAAAATCCCTCTTGAAAATGAATAA
- a CDS encoding serine hydroxymethyltransferase gives MLKTTRISDPELYEIVAGELVRQEHNIEMIASESTAPTEVLELSGCVFTNKTEEGYPGARFQAGSEEADKLENLAIKRAKEIFGAEHVNVQPYSGSTANYCVYSAILKPNDTVLSMRLDQGGHLTHGSTVNFLHDIYKYEFYGVDSNTGRIDYDALEAKAKECKPKLIIAGASSYPRLIDYERISNVAKEVGAYFMVDMAHVAGLVAAKVIPSPVPYADFVSSSTTKTFCGPRSGIVLCKAEHAKKLDKGVFPGTLGSIHLNTVAAKTFSLLYLGTDEFRKIMEQVVVNAKTLAAELISHGFSIVSGGTDNHIVMVDLRSKNLTGKQFEKALEYVGITVNKNVIPDDPQSPFVTSGVRIGLTSISQRGLKEKEVVQIAGIMNKVAENIDNKEVLDECRVEAQELIAKFPLYPEGYFED, from the coding sequence ATGTTAAAAACAACAAGAATTTCAGACCCAGAGTTATACGAAATTGTAGCTGGTGAATTGGTTAGACAAGAGCATAATATCGAGATGATAGCTTCTGAAAGTACAGCACCAACAGAAGTACTTGAATTAAGTGGATGTGTATTTACAAATAAAACAGAAGAGGGTTATCCAGGAGCACGTTTCCAAGCAGGTTCTGAAGAAGCAGATAAACTTGAAAATCTAGCAATAAAACGTGCAAAAGAAATATTTGGAGCAGAACATGTAAATGTACAGCCTTACTCAGGTTCTACAGCTAACTATTGTGTATATTCAGCAATATTAAAGCCAAATGATACTGTTTTAAGTATGCGTCTTGACCAAGGGGGACACTTAACACATGGTAGTACAGTAAACTTCTTACATGATATTTATAAATATGAATTTTATGGTGTAGATTCAAATACTGGTCGTATAGATTATGATGCTCTTGAAGCGAAGGCAAAAGAGTGTAAACCAAAACTTATAATTGCAGGGGCAAGTTCATATCCAAGATTGATAGATTATGAAAGAATATCAAATGTTGCAAAAGAAGTAGGAGCTTATTTTATGGTAGATATGGCTCATGTTGCAGGTTTGGTGGCAGCAAAAGTAATACCTAGTCCTGTACCTTATGCAGATTTTGTTTCTTCATCTACAACAAAAACTTTCTGTGGACCAAGAAGTGGTATTGTGCTTTGTAAAGCTGAACATGCAAAGAAACTTGATAAAGGTGTTTTCCCAGGAACATTAGGTTCTATACATCTTAACACAGTTGCAGCGAAAACGTTTTCGCTATTGTATTTAGGGACAGATGAGTTTCGTAAAATAATGGAGCAAGTAGTAGTAAATGCTAAAACTTTGGCAGCTGAACTTATTTCTCACGGATTTAGTATAGTAAGTGGTGGAACTGATAATCATATAGTAATGGTTGATTTAAGAAGTAAAAATTTGACAGGAAAGCAGTTTGAAAAGGCTCTTGAATATGTAGGAATAACGGTTAATAAAAATGTTATACCTGATGACCCACAATCACCATTTGTAACTAGTGGCGTTCGTATCGGTCTTACATCAATATCTCAAAGAGGTCTTAAAGAAAAAGAAGTTGTGCAAATAGCAGGAATAATGAATAAGGTAGCAGAAAATATTGATAATAAAGAAGTATTAGATGAATGTAGGGTAGAAGCTCAGGAACTTATAGCTAAATTCCCATTATATCCAGAAGGATATTTTGAAGATTAA